A genomic stretch from Natronomonas gomsonensis includes:
- a CDS encoding ABC transporter ATP-binding protein, with protein sequence MIDTTDLTKRYGDVTAVDGIDLTVEAGSLHGFVGHNGAGKSTTMQMLVGLVSPTEGEAYIDGEPAGSAAATEKIGYAPQEPEFYESMSGRAYLVYMGKLAGVSTPGERAEELLSWLDLADAADQAIGGYSGGMRRKLGMAQAMLESPELLVLDEPTATLDPEGRASIIDALQGLTDDGTTVFVSSHVLAELEQFIDTVTILQGGSIAASGPIDEVLSDVAAETYVVDASDNRQLGELLEGHSTVEQVRHRDDGRLTVVATDPQAFTVALPELLYEAGLGLRSLQQEGGLEETFLDIVNGAGEDDA encoded by the coding sequence ATGATAGACACTACTGACCTGACGAAACGCTACGGCGACGTGACCGCAGTCGACGGTATCGACCTCACTGTCGAGGCCGGCAGTCTTCACGGCTTCGTCGGTCACAACGGGGCCGGGAAGTCGACAACGATGCAGATGCTCGTCGGCCTCGTCTCGCCGACGGAAGGGGAGGCCTACATCGACGGCGAACCCGCAGGGTCGGCCGCAGCAACCGAAAAAATAGGCTATGCGCCCCAAGAGCCTGAGTTCTACGAGTCGATGTCCGGACGGGCCTACCTCGTCTACATGGGAAAACTGGCGGGGGTGTCGACGCCGGGTGAACGCGCCGAGGAACTACTGTCGTGGCTCGACCTCGCCGACGCCGCCGACCAGGCCATCGGGGGATACAGCGGCGGCATGCGCCGCAAACTCGGGATGGCGCAAGCGATGCTCGAATCCCCGGAGTTACTCGTTCTCGACGAACCGACGGCCACGCTCGACCCCGAGGGTCGGGCGTCAATCATCGATGCTCTACAAGGGTTGACCGACGACGGAACGACGGTGTTTGTCAGCAGCCACGTCCTCGCGGAACTCGAGCAGTTCATCGACACCGTGACGATTCTACAGGGGGGTTCCATCGCCGCGTCGGGGCCCATCGACGAGGTGCTCTCCGACGTGGCGGCCGAGACGTACGTCGTCGACGCCTCGGACAACCGCCAACTCGGGGAACTGCTGGAGGGCCACTCGACCGTCGAGCAGGTCCGGCACCGAGACGACGGCCGTTTGACCGTCGTCGCGACGGACCCCCAGGCGTTCACCGTCGCGCTGCCAGAACTGCTCTACGAGGCGGGCCTCGGTCTCCGGTCGCTCCAACAGGAGGGTGGTCTCGAAGAGACGTTCCTCGACATCGTCAACGGAGCGGGTGAAGATGACGCGTAA
- a CDS encoding ABC transporter permease subunit: protein MTRKSITILGKTLGDLSDPRVLAAYAVVYIGVLGFLALAFGQNIIPDGGGDLPVAEQGVYMFGAFLAMSHLWALGIGLLLFGAVAGANTLAREAERGTLRIVLSKQVRRWEVLLGTFVGITLFVGLVGVANALVGAVALFWFSDVSAAALEVGVFDALSGTVAYALFVGGFVASLSLALSVFTKNRLQTALGLLVVPALYFALSVARLFGPEFYEDNALYLADMSYHFGNAFVVIHEAIGGDLPVEAQQALSIFSGVYDLPSGENQEALPESLELAGHVDPMVSVSVLVGVAAVSFLVALVGFQRTDL, encoded by the coding sequence ATGACGCGTAAGTCCATCACGATTCTTGGCAAGACCCTCGGGGACCTCTCGGACCCTCGGGTGCTGGCAGCGTACGCCGTGGTGTACATCGGCGTTCTCGGGTTTCTCGCCCTCGCGTTCGGACAAAATATCATCCCCGACGGTGGCGGCGACCTTCCGGTCGCCGAGCAGGGGGTCTACATGTTCGGTGCCTTCCTCGCGATGTCGCATCTCTGGGCGCTGGGTATCGGCCTGCTGCTGTTCGGGGCGGTTGCGGGGGCGAACACCCTCGCTCGTGAGGCCGAACGGGGGACGCTGCGTATCGTCCTCAGCAAGCAGGTCCGTCGCTGGGAGGTGTTGCTCGGCACCTTCGTCGGAATCACGCTGTTCGTCGGCTTGGTCGGCGTCGCCAACGCCCTCGTCGGTGCGGTGGCGCTGTTTTGGTTCTCCGACGTGAGTGCGGCGGCGCTGGAAGTCGGCGTCTTCGATGCGCTTTCCGGTACCGTCGCCTACGCGCTGTTCGTGGGAGGGTTCGTCGCCTCCCTCAGTCTCGCGCTGTCGGTGTTCACCAAGAACCGCCTCCAGACGGCACTCGGTCTCTTGGTCGTCCCGGCGCTGTACTTCGCACTCTCGGTCGCCCGCCTCTTCGGCCCGGAGTTCTACGAGGACAACGCGCTGTATCTCGCCGATATGTCCTATCATTTCGGGAATGCCTTCGTCGTGATACACGAGGCAATCGGCGGTGACCTTCCGGTGGAGGCACAGCAGGCACTCAGCATCTTCAGCGGCGTCTACGACCTGCCATCGGGTGAAAATCAGGAGGCGTTACCGGAGTCGCTCGAACTGGCTGGCCACGTGGACCCGATGGTCTCCGTTTCCGTTCTGGTCGGTGTTGCCGCTGTTTCGTTCCTCGTTGCTCTCGTCGGGTTCCAGCGGACCGACCTCTGA
- a CDS encoding DUF5817 domain-containing protein, translating into MYSVVGCKECLALWVVEGHPETTQCPRCRKRHQFEKLKQFAETETSEAAARVRSSMLADRADDGEFLDPEEIDIDGVGVDDEEYLTASGLDAEEVAAAGDRAEGGTERSRSRKQVVLDALSELEEPTTEAVVEYATAEGVPESYVETALTKLRQSGDIIESNGVYRRV; encoded by the coding sequence GTCGTCGAGGGGCACCCCGAGACGACGCAGTGTCCCCGCTGTCGAAAACGCCACCAGTTCGAGAAACTGAAGCAGTTCGCCGAGACCGAGACCTCCGAGGCCGCCGCCCGCGTCCGGAGTTCGATGCTCGCCGACCGCGCCGACGACGGCGAATTTCTCGACCCCGAGGAAATCGACATCGACGGCGTCGGCGTCGATGACGAGGAGTATCTCACCGCCTCGGGACTGGACGCCGAGGAGGTGGCGGCGGCCGGCGACCGCGCCGAAGGTGGCACGGAGCGCTCTCGGAGTCGTAAACAGGTCGTCCTCGACGCACTCTCAGAGCTAGAGGAGCCGACCACCGAAGCAGTCGTCGAGTACGCCACCGCCGAGGGCGTCCCCGAGTCCTACGTCGAGACGGCGCTAACGAAGCTCCGGCAGAGCGGCGATATTATCGAATCCAACGGCGTCTATCGCCGAGTGTAA